Part of the Arachis hypogaea cultivar Tifrunner chromosome 6, arahy.Tifrunner.gnm2.J5K5, whole genome shotgun sequence genome, acatttgattattaaattagatagtaatatataatatataatataggtatatttcaatttcaattttaatattttaattttaattttaatgcaattaaaaaaatcatgttgcacattttgattgtcaaattagtaattaattattgatattgataatgatatataaaatagatagagtggttgaaggaatgagagaaatagagaaagaaagtGGGAAAaggggagaactctttaattttggagaaaaaaatttgatttcaattgtaatgaGGGAGTAATATGTGgcacattttgattgtaaaattagcaaggttctgaaaaccagtTCGAATGGCCGGTCGAACCGAATGAACCGTAAACTGACGCTAAAAACGAATCGGTCAGATGTCAAAACCGCATATTCTAAAATCGCTATTGAACCGTTGAACCGGCCAGAAACTGACCGGTCTAACCGAACCGTGACTCGGccggtttttttattttgcaaaaaCACCGTCGTTTGGCTGTGTAGAGGAACCCCGAACCCTAACTCCAGCACTAACGAAAACGTGCCTCTGTCTCTCTCACACTCAGCCACTGTCCAGAGCTCCTCTATGCTCCTGCTCCTCCCTCAGTGGCCACGCATGCAGTCTCCATCTCGAGTTTCCAGCACAACCTCCGTCCAGCCACCGCCGTCGTCGCAACACCTCCGTCGAAATCACTCACCGTTGCAAGTTTGTGGAGCCAGCTTGGAGATTCGCGCAACCCTTTACATCGCGAAGTCAGCAGTGGAAATCGCAGCCACCGCCACCACTCCTTGCCGTCGCGCTGTGTCGTCCTAAGTGACGTGAAGCCCTTGCCCCCCTCTCGAGCCCCATTCCTGATTCCTCAGTCTTATACATACTCTCATTGTTTCTCCCCAAAACACAACCCTAGCCTCCATCGCGCCGCCGTTGGTCGCACTGTTGCCGCTTGGTTCATCGTGGTCGTCCTCCAATCCTCCTGTTTCGTCGTGCTCGAAGGTCCTTCCATTCCCCCAACGCCAATCCTCCTACTGATTGATGATAAATTGATACCGATAAATTGTTACTGGTGAACAGATATATACTGTATTACGGAATCAATAAGCAAATTGAAAGCAGGAGGATATATATTATTCCATTCCTTAATTTATGACTCCAACCAGAATTAATGACATGCAGCATTAGTATCAATAACATTGTGATTTATGgcggattttgatgattgatgataaatttggattttggcaTTTTATGTtcggttgttttttttttgttatttgacttttgagtttgtaCTTGAATGAGATCATAATATTCTGGTTTATGTAGTACTTTAATTTGATGATATTTTAaggtttatattagactataattatgttttaatgtgtttatttattattttattataaaacggttttttcggtttaACTACGGTCGAATCGGTTGAATCTATGAACCAGCGAACCAGTAACTaaagcggttcgatgaccggttcggcTTTCAGAACCTTGAAAATTAGTAAAGAGGAAGgaataattctttaattttggaaagaatgatttaatttcaattataatgagagagtgacatgtggtacattttggttgtaaaattagtagggAAGAGAAGAAAATTCCttaattttagaaggaaaagtttgattttaattataataaaaaagtaatatgtgacatattttaactttaaaattagagatatataatagatataatagatttaaaaaaaaaaggtatacAATATGTCTACCAAACATTTCTCAAGAAACAAGTTCAACTAAACATGGCATGCTGAAAACTTTAGCTAGCTTTAAAATGATCCTTCTTAAATTAGATCAAAGTCACtatctttaattattatttattattatattgatattgatttatgCATGATTACGACATTGACCAGCATGTAAATTTTTCAAAACTTGAGTCCTCCTCTTAGACCTGACAAACGTGTTTCATTGGGCAACTTCATTTTCTTAAATGAATTCAAATGACTGCAGACAAATTTTCTAGCAAGAGCGATAGGAtcagtaaattttgtgatttgtaatcattaattagttattattaatatttttaataatataaaatttatctaataatataaaattatttattttttttattaattaagtattaactaaattttaataaaaatattttctcctAAACTTTCTCATTTTTTAATACCTGTGCATTGTATTTGTATCCATTCCAATAATAAAACAACCGACAATGACCCACTATATTTGTGTTTCAAAGAATCAAAGTTGCCCACTATAAGGActactaaaaagtaaaaaataccaTATATATTTAACCCCCTCTATTTTGAATTAAGTATCtttctaattatatataaatatttttattaattttattaaaaatataaataattatttttattaattttagtcattttaattttctctttaataataaataaaaattaattaatagctttttttttgtacgttgattaattaataacttttaagGCTCGGCCGTCGATTATATTTATTGGGCCAAACAAATACTAATTGAAGCCTGTACTTTAGCCCAATAGGCCCATTATTGATAAGCAAGAttcataccaaaaaaaaaaaaagaatctgcAGGAGATAAACCCTACCGAAAACAACGAGATACTGATGCAGTGAATTGCAATTCCGAACAATTGAAGGATGGTGCTTATTCCTTCTCTTGCAATTCCTTCCCCTCCCAAGTTACGGGTACGTGTCttgcaaattttttttctcaattcatGAAATTAAGTTGTAAACTACATTTCTGGAAGAACATTTCAGCTTATTTTGTTTGTGCTGAAGCAAGTTATTCAAATACTGACTAGACTttctgttaattttttatataaatttcatcAGTTAAATGAACAAGTTATCTTTTGCTTCCCATATTATTCTTTGAAAGATTTAGGTTTGAACTATGCAATAATTTGTTAATCAGGCAAACATAGCAACACTCATTCTTAGGTTTGAAGTTATCCTTTGAGTTAGGGCTTGTTTCTGTAGATATGAATTTCTGCTGTTAATTCTAGTGGCTGGCCAATATTTTAACAACAGGAATTGAAGATAGACATTGATCTTAGTGAGGTAGAGATATTTCCCCCTAGGAATAGGTTTCAAAGAAATAATAAAGGGTGGTTCGGGGCACAAGGATCCTATCTGGTGGAGTCTGGGGAGTGTACATATCTGCAGCCTTACACGATCGAGTAGAGTCCCTGCTTCTAGAACTTAAAACCTGTCACCTCTTTGGTCGCAAGGCGGCAACCTTGTGTTGCACTAAGACTTCCCTTGGGTTTGAAATAGAATAGAAATAGAAGAGTATATGAAGGAAGTGATGTGCTGCTCTGGTTTCTTGAATCCGTGACCTTATTTCCATAATCCATCAACTAAAGGCTACATCTTATTTGAATCATCGTGTAACTCTTCAAGATGTTGGCTGTTATCCATGTAATATCGGTGCAGGATTCCGCTTAAGCGTACACTATTGGCGTTTTGCTTTTATGTTGCATTTGATTAATGTCCATAGACACAAAAATACATGAACACTGTAGGAAACAAATATGTTTGGTTGCACCGAGAGTGAGAATGAGAATGAGATCATGAGAGACATGGTGGGATTGAAAATCATTGTCCTAGTGTGCATCTCAAAAGAAAGGACAGTAGTGTCCTTGGCTCAGTGTCTTGCCCCTCGTTCCAAATGCAgcctaatatatttatattatttatgtgcAAGGGAATCAAATCAACTTAAGTTGTAGTTCCAACAATTTATGGATTATGTTGTGCCTCAGCATTTGTTGGAAGTGCTCATTTCTTAATAGGAGTATCTTTCATTCATTGTGCAGGTTAATCTGTTTCAGTGCCAACCCTGCCAAGCCCATCGATGCTCAGAAATACATCTTCCCCACAGAATATTTTGTACTCAAACTCGTTCAGTTAAAATTAAAGTGTCAACGGCAGACCATAATGAGCCTAACGGGGTTAATATGCAGCTCGGAGTCCTCGGCGAGAAACTCAGAGCAGCAATACCAACATCAGTTCAAGAATTTCCCTGGAGAAAAGCTGAGCAGATAGTTCTAGAAAGAGTAGTTTTTCTTGTGCAAGAGGCAGCGAAGTGGTCTCttgttctattttttgtttttggctTTTTATCGGATGTTGTATATACATTTTCCATAAATCGGGAACTAATAATGCCAGTTGGCCTCTTTGTTGGCTGCCTAATGGCCGATTTCTTGAAGGAGATCTCACAAGAACTGTTTCATAAATCCGAGGTATACTTTGAATTTTGTTAGTTATGCCCTTGCAGTTCCAATGTTTCATCCCCATTTCTTTAGTACATTTGTTAATTACAATCCCCTACTGTTTGTGTCTGTCAGGAAAAGGATTTGAAATGGCATCTTCTGGGTCTATACAGCTTTTTTGTGTTTGTCAAGTTTATATCGACTAGGTTCGCGATACAACCACATGTATTTCTCTTGCATGTTGGAAATGGTGGCTTGATGCAGGTTTTGTGGTCTTGGAGAAAATCTATGGAAAATGCAACAAACAAGTCAGAAGAGAACAACACCTCCAATTTGGAGtcttcatgattttttttgcCGGATCTTTTTAATGACTAATGCTGGTTTTGTACTTTTATTTTCCGTAAATATCAGCCATCAAGCTCATTTGATCCGGCAATCGATTTAACTGTATCTGCTATCATGTATGAGTTGATCTCCAGCAGCCATGAGTTGATCTCCAGCAGCCACCAATCCCTTTCAAGTTTCAATTGTCTTGCTCTTGTGGGCTGGTTATTTATGCTGCCTATTCAAGTGGATGCCTCATACCTAAAGGAGCACATTTCTGATATTCATTGTTAGCATGCCATTTAACTATCAAGAGATATCATGTTTTGTTGGCCTGTatgaatgataaaaaatataattcaagATTTCATCTATGAATTCGCCTTCTTTCTCTAGGTGGAGTTGAATTTTTATCTCTTCTCTGTATAAGTTGAAGGAagataactaattaactttttttcCAAGCCCTAGTAGCATTATTCTTTGGAAAAGTTTTATATATATGCGAAATTCATTCATGTACCCTTTTTCAAAGTCGTTATGGACTAGCATTTATATTCAAAACTTGTGCATTCTTTAAAGAGAATGAATATTCCCATAGAAAATTTCCAACGTATAACTTACTTGGACccacgtccaaaaaaaaaaatttggaccaTTTACTAGAATTTGCTATGCTAtagtatcattattattattaatattaatattattattataaatataaatgtatAGACATAACGAACGCTAGTTTTTATCCCCTTCTCGCATTGAAGGTATTGACATTTGTAAGCCATTACATTAACTCCTCATGTTTTTATCTTTTTAAGCTGCCTGGAATTGACTactacctttttttttctttacataTTCGGATTTAGAGGAAGTTAATatctaaacaaaaaatatttacaacTCAAAAAGAATAAAACACGGGAATGTTTCTTATACAAATGTACAAGGCGAAGAACTCATTTACATCCCACCAAGCACTACTGCTTTGGTACTCGAAGTGCGATGGAAAGACCCTGATTTCTCTTTTTTAAGAATCTCCTTCCCTGAAAAGCAAGCAGCGAAGTTAATATAGCTACACAAATATCCTTTTATCTAGAGAGAAAACTGAAAAACTATAGGATTTGATTAGTTTCTACTCTATTTATGGTATGTAAGTTATACGTGATGGTAGTAGTCTCAACTATCAAGTGATTTATTATACTTATggtgaatcaaaattaatatatgaaATCAAAAGCATATTAGACAAAAGGAAACCTTTCAGACTACGTTGTGGAGAAAACTGAGCATCCTCTTCGTCAGGGTCGCAATGACTGAAGCATCGGGGTAGGTCCGGGTCATGCAGCAAACCGTATTGGCAGTAGGCTGAATGCAAGTGCTGATGAATCTCTCTCAGCTTTCCACTCTCTTCATCTCTCCGATCCATGTCAATGGCAGTCTAAAACAAACTAAGTTAATCTGAAAAAAAGAGCGAATGAGAGACAATGGCAAATGGCAGAGAGGTTTTACCTGTGCTGAGTTGCTCTTAAATGATGGGAGGAATCGTTGTCTGCAATACTGGTGAAATAGGAAAGTGCCAACTACAAGGGGAAAGGTGAATCCAGATGCCACTGGTGAATGCTTCACTCCAAACACCCCAAGTGCAATAATTTGAGCAAAGATCAATGAGAACACTGTTGTGTTGTGAACAATTGGCCAGTACTGTCCCCCGCTATCGTATTTTGCGACGTACACAttcagaaactgaaattcaaagataaaaaacaaattatCACCTCAGCTAGCTAGCAAATTATTCCAGAAACAGAGGAACTCAACTACATAATATGCATAGATGCAGGCATACATCTCTATATTTGTTATTTggttgttcttttttcttttttttggaccATCTACGCCACCCCAATTAAACTCTTTCCGTTAGAGAACCTAAGAGACTTGTTGGATTATATGAAGCTGTAAACATACTAGACAATCAGAACTGAGTTGTATTCTTAGATGAAGTGAGTCCCATGATTTCATATCGAAATTCTGGTTGTAATTTTCTGACTATTTAGTATTCCTGGTATAACAATCATACTCTAATAGGACCCTCAACCCTTTATGAATCAATCTATATACGGTTTTATTTCTAATTCATGAAACTTGTACTTAAAGGTCCCATGCAAGCAATAAGAATTTATGTAAGTTCCAGTAATCATTTTCCTTTCTATCATAAAAAACTCCTTTGTGATGAATAAGGTACGCATGACCTATGTAGCAATCTGCAGTCCCTTCCTCAACTTATTGCTCGATAATTAATAGCTTCCATCTCATATCATATACAATTGTGGAAAAATTACTACCCAAACCCTAGTACTTATTTAtgactaaaaagtaaaaacttgTTTGAGAACCATTAAgttgttacaaaaaaaattttttttttaatcttttagaaCTTGTTTGGATGTCATTAAAttattcgaatttttttttattacatttagcaaaattttaaaagtaaaactaaaagcactaaaaaattaaaaaaacatttgttttagaagttacaatttatatatttaaaaaaaagatattttcaacattataaataataaaaaagtatggTAAATTATGTTAAtgcattaaatgaaataaaacaaaagaaacgaGAAAAAAATTCCAACATGCAAATTAGGGAAGTTTAGTGCGGTAAACAAACACAAGGCAGAAGTACAAACCTGGTTTCGGTAAACAAGGTAAGCAAGGAAAAAGTAGATTATTAAGAAAGGCAACATTATGGGAGCCAGAATAGCATTGGTGAACCCAAGGAATCCAAATAGTAAGATCCTTGGAACTTCTGTGTGGTAAGGGAAATTTTGGGTTCCATTCTGTGAATCATCATTAAGCTTGAGTAATCTCTGAATAAAATTGCATAGGAGTGGATAAATTTGCATAATTTCACATCCCAAACTTGCCCAGCCAGATGTAAAAATATATGTTGTGAAGAAGGTGGCCTGCATAACATAAAAAtcacaatcaagtgaatcaataATCAAGACTTACCGATTTATCTCCACTAAAAATCTCCAGAAAAGGGAATCAAGTAAATAACTGTGTATTATCCGGTTCTGCTCAAATATATGTTGCAGTCAAGTGCATAAAATCATGTCAACAAGAACATGTATTAGTTTATACGGTAACCAAAACAATAAATTGAAACGAGGAATGTGTAACGTAGCTTAAAATAGACACTATTCCATAGTTATATATCAGTTAATTTTATTGATCCAATGGTAAAATTCTCTTACTTATCTCTAATGTGAGATCCCCACTTCAGAGGATCACAATTCGAATAAAAATATATCACCTGTGATGGCACTGCCTTCGCAAGTTGGACAGGCAGGTCTGCTACACTAGAGAAGACTGAGAGTTGACTGATGACAGATCCGGTAAAGACATTAACAAAAAATACATTCCAGATTAAAAAGTACAAGACTTTCCAGCATGCACTCTTCTTCCTTCCACTTCGGGAAATACAACCTTCCAGTGATGAAAAGAGCATCATCATAGGTGGAAcagcaaacaaaaataaaaccaaGATCAAACTTGGTAGGTAACCAGTCACCACCTGATTCACCATTTTGCTGAAACAAAAGAAGGGGGGAACAGTCAATTTCGAGTTAAATCTTTTGCATTGTATAATTTAAAATACCAACATTCCATACTCCACATCTTGgttatgattatattatttcaaGTTAATGCTACAAGAAGAAGTTTGGCATACATAAATACAAATTTTAGCATTGCTTATGTCAGAAATTATAAACTCAAAATATGCATAGTAAAAGGAATAACAGTGAATGTCATCTCTCAGTCACGCAGCAAAAATGGCAAAACTTAGCTTACTGCCTTACCAGAACGTCAGAGataaaaattcagaaaattaaacaaaaagaaattatttgaaaaaaatttattgatgatTAACTACACATGTGATTCATCTCTTTGGTTTGGTTAACAAGTGTTGACTCATGGGCCACTGTTTCAACATAGTTATCCTGTTGAGCGATCAATTGTTCCTAAACATAAACTTTATCAGtacctttttcttttccttatgGTAATTTTGCGTCAAAGCTTGTTTTGTTAATTATTAAAATGAAGTTTCATATTCATCTAATAATGTGCTATGTAGGATCACGTGCTTTGTTGATCATTAGAAGAATATCCATGCAATGCGGATAGTAGTCTACAACACTTGTCTATGATAGATATGCAGAAACATCGTACCTTTTCAGTATCTCTGTCAGAAAAGGGAACATTTTTTGAAGCTTGTCTAGTTGAGTCAAGCCCTGTACAAATGTGACAGGGAGAAGGAACACTAGCATGAAGGCAATAGAAGCTATAAGTGTAGCTATCTTCCGGATCCAAAGTTGCCTATATGGTATGCAAATATTAGACCAGTAAACATCTTGGGGTTCAGGAGCTACATCTGTCACCCATAGCATGGGATTTGATGATTGAAGAATCTTTGAAGCCAGAAGAGCAGCATACCGACTTTTGAAAAACACAAAAGCAGCTGCACATTCCTGTATCAAAACCGAAAAAGTAAATGTCAAATTAGTGGGGAAAATAAATTTGTTAAGAACAAAAAATCTTAAATTCTTTAAATTTctatataataaattacaataagagctgaataattatttaaatctcAGCCAAAACATTACCTTTTTTCTCATATCCAAATCCGGGCTAGTGTTGGTTGTTGACTCAAGTGCACTATTCCTCTCAACATTTATCATCTGGAAAGAATTTGTGTTTCCTCCACAAGAGCAACAATGAGTAAAAATTGGCTTGGAGGTATTTTCCATTGTACCATCTTTAAGTACTCTAAAAACATGTTCGGCATCATCCTGGGGAAGAAGATTAAAACACACAACAGTGTAAGTAGCTGTCCTGTCCGAAGAGCGCTACATgtttatattattgaaaaaaaaaactccaaaTATTGTAAAGGATCAGCATAAATATGGATTTGAACTTCTGGAATTGCAGTCAAAGCCCAAGCCCAGGGAAGGGAGGTTGGTTGTCTGAAATAGAACGCTTAAAAGTCACAACACAACAGCCTACATTGTATATTTTCCATATCCATTACATAAAGATTGACTACATAGATGTTGAGAAATTCCTCAGATATCATACCAATGAAAGCCATAACTATGACCATTATCCAGGAAATGAAATTTAGCACTAGCACAAACCACAATTTTATGCCAAAGTAAAaggaaaaaagagagaagagtcaAGGAGATGTGCGATTTCTTTCCATCTAAAAGAACCCGCAAAATGCAAAAGTGGTGCATATTTGTTAGAAAGAAAAAGGTATTTCCATTTCATAtaaagagaattcataatatttgtGATTTTACTTCAGAAGAGATAGAAGAATATGAAAGTTCCAACAAGTTCAAAGAATAAGCCAGAAAATGAAAGAAATGCAGATAATCATTTCAATTGTAAGTCGTCATAATGGTTCAGTCAACCTTCAACCAAATGATTGCCTTATACAGTGCAATGGATATACACACATCCAAATTTATGACTACACTAAGTGATGAGGATATAACACAATTTACACAAAcacaaacaaagaaagaaaaaaatatcatgCAGAAgttacagaggaaaagaaaacgaaaaagaagaaagggagaAGCACACCTTCATTTTTTGAACTGTACCACACTTGTAGATTATTTGGTGTGACAAATATGTTGATGCATGGTAAGATGAGAAGAACTTTTTCACTGTCTCACAGTATGATTCTTCAGGAGACCAGGGAACTGATCGGACAAGAATCGTAAAAAGACTTGGACTTGGAGGGGCTCCAATAATATGTAATGTCCTCAAGTTAGCGATGCTTTTATACTCCTGTATGCATCCACCACTTGATTAGTCATATTTaagaattgaaaagtaaaacCAAAAACAAACTGAGAATTTTAAGTTCATATCCttacaaagaaaagaagagaacaagCTGAGAACGTTATGACGTACAATGCGAGACAATGAGCCCAAAGCCTGAAATCAAGTAAAAGAATAAATATCACATTTGAGTAACCAGTTTGGAGGAGTACTCCTGTATAAAATCATCAATCATTACTTTATCAATAACTTAAGAGTACAATTATGAAAAAAGAGCAGAATACTAAGATATTAAGAAATTccaattacaaatatttttggcACACATTTCATGTATTAGAACAAATGTTCATATTGGTCCTTGTAAACCATGCAACATAGAATACACCCAATTGCCTTTTTAAAATAGCAAGCCACAAGTCGACACCTAAATATACATTGGGGAAATAAATTGATGTCTATATGAAACATTAAGAAACCAAATTGATGTTCTAGAGTATTAGACGACAAACTTCATGGCACATATGTTTCTATCACTGTTCTCGGCATATACACACTATTGGCTAttctaacaaaataataaaaattaaaataatttgcacttaactaaaaaaaattagagatagtGCGTACCACTCTGAATGTTGTTGGACATTCGCAATAGTAAATACATCCATTGACTCCAAAGGTATATCCTTATGCAACCTGTCCTTACCATGATAATTCACTGGAAGCACTAAAAAAAGGCAGACAGCAGCAGCAATGGAAAACACTCGAAGACTGAAGAAGACAATAGAACATTAACCATTAGTAAAATCACAAGATGGACAAAGAATGTTTGTTCAGCCTATGCTTTGAAATATGTTgataaaagaatttatttttatttgcatcatATAAAATGGTGTTGAAACCAAATAGGTAAAAGATGAAGTAACAAAAGCGGAAGGACTTTAGATGGAGTGAAAACCTAAACACAAGTATCCTGACAAAAACCACAGCATCCAAGCCACCAATGCCGAGTATCTCATCCTCGGTTGTTTCCCATGCTTTCAATATCCAGCTAGGCGTGGGAACAAACCTTTCCAAACAGAAATTAACATTTTTGGAACGCTTAGAGGCTACTCTTCGTCCAAAATACACAGTAAAATTGCTGGGCTGTTTTCTTAATACTGAATAAATTGAAAAGAGTGTCACACACACGGCGATATTAATTCCGGCAGAAGTCAACAGAGCAGCAACTTCCATCCCTGCTCACTGTGCTGGCAAGTTTGGCAGCTGTGCATCCCATTACTTAAGAAGGAATACATTAGAAATCCAAATTCTGCCCATAACCTGAAAGagcacaaattaaaagaaaaagaaaatgcctaGGTAAGAAATGGGTTTCTTTGTACAAATATAACATacaggaatgcaacatggaatgACCTATTCCTTTCTTTAGTTAAGATGGAGGAAGATGTGAGAGGTCTGCACCTTCAAACAATAGGCAAAAGTACAGAGAACCAAAGAATCCACGTACCTAGAGCGAAAGAATCGAACTTGAAAGAACAGAACACTAGAATTATGATTCTATGATTCTTTCAGATTAAATATATAACAGTTTGGAAGTATCATAAACTTCTAGATATCCCTTTTGAAGTTACCAAATGAGAAGCTTactttaaaatattcaattttgcCCAGAAGTGGTTACTTGTACTAGAAGTGGAGTATAATCTAGGACTACTCTTTTAGCTAACAACCAATCCCGTTGCATGCATGATTGTGTACCCCCTGCTGG contains:
- the LOC112756000 gene encoding uncharacterized protein; the protein is MVLIPSLAIPSPPKLRVNLFQCQPCQAHRCSEIHLPHRIFCTQTRSVKIKVSTADHNEPNGVNMQLGVLGEKLRAAIPTSVQEFPWRKAEQIVLERVVFLVQEAAKWSLVLFFVFGFLSDVVYTFSINRELIMPVGLFVGCLMADFLKEISQELFHKSEEKDLKWHLLGLYSFFVFVKFISTRFAIQPHVFLLHVGNGGLMQVLWSWRKSMENATNKSEENNTSNLESS
- the LOC112756001 gene encoding CSC1-like protein RXW8 — protein: MEVAALLTSAGINIAVCVTLFSIYSVLRKQPSNFTVYFGRRVASKRSKNVNFCLERFVPTPSWILKAWETTEDEILGIGGLDAVVFVRILVFSLRVFSIAAAVCLFLVLPVNYHGKDRLHKDIPLESMDVFTIANVQQHSEWLWAHCLALYVITFSACSLLFFEYKSIANLRTLHIIGAPPSPSLFTILVRSVPWSPEESYCETVKKFFSSYHASTYLSHQIIYKCGTVQKMKDDAEHVFRVLKDGTMENTSKPIFTHCCSCGGNTNSFQMINVERNSALESTTNTSPDLDMRKKECAAAFVFFKSRYAALLASKILQSSNPMLWVTDVAPEPQDVYWSNICIPYRQLWIRKIATLIASIAFMLVFLLPVTFVQGLTQLDKLQKMFPFLTEILKSKMVNQVVTGYLPSLILVLFLFAVPPMMMLFSSLEGCISRSGRKKSACWKVLYFLIWNVFFVNVFTGSVISQLSVFSSVADLPVQLAKAVPSQATFFTTYIFTSGWASLGCEIMQIYPLLCNFIQRLLKLNDDSQNGTQNFPYHTEVPRILLFGFLGFTNAILAPIMLPFLIIYFFLAYLVYRNQFLNVYVAKYDSGGQYWPIVHNTTVFSLIFAQIIALGVFGVKHSPVASGFTFPLVVGTFLFHQYCRQRFLPSFKSNSAQTAIDMDRRDEESGKLREIHQHLHSAYCQYGLLHDPDLPRCFSHCDPDEEDAQFSPQRSLKGKEILKKEKSGSFHRTSSTKAVVLGGM